GGTGGCGGATGGACTACGCAGCCTGGGCAGCTCGGTGGACCGCAGAGAGTTCCAGGCGCTGCTGGTGTCCATGCTGGAAGAGAACGGCATCAGCTATATACATGTGGATCAGGATAACTACGATGAACGTTTTCTACGCTGCGTGGACCTGGTAAAAGAGATGCTCGGCGCTTAATTTCCCCCCGCGTCATGCCGTCTAAGATCGTAACGCCTGATAAGCCAGGCGTTACGTGGCACTGCTGTCACTGTTACCTTTCTGTTCAATCAATCGGTATAAAAAGTTTGTGGGGCGGTAAATGGCCGTTCGAGGCTATTTTTTACGCTTGTGAGCGCGCTCACAGTTAGGCTCTGGCCCGAATTATTCATCCATTTTTTCTCTCGTTTACGCAGCGAAACCTCATTCTATCTCATTGAAAATGATGATCTTAATCACAGCTATGCTGCTTAAAAAATAAACACCCCCTCCGCATCGCATAACGTACAAAAACGCATACACTTAAAGTACGCCAACAGGCGTATTCATTGTGGAGGGCCTATCATGCGCCCTGGCAATCCTGGCCGCCCAGGAAAGATTGGGCTGGCAATCCTGCTTGCATTATCTCTTGCTGCCTGTAGTGGTGGCGGCGGCGGTAGTACAGGCCATACGGCAAAACCAACCGCTGCTGCCAGTTCCGGCAGTGGCACAAACGGTAGTGGATCTGGCGGTGGAGGTACATCTGGCGGCGGCGGTATATCGGGCGGTGGCGGTATATCGGGCGGTGGTGGTACATCGGGCGGTGGTGGTACATCGGGCGGTGGCGGTACATTGGGCGGTGGTGGTACATCGGGCGGTGGCGGTACATCGGGCGTGCTGACCACAGGTACCCTTCTCAACAGCGCGGGTGCTGCGGTCGGCAATGTGGGGTCACAGGTCAGTAGCATTGCCACTCAGACGCCGGTTGGCAGCCTGCCGATTGGCGGCTCAGGCGTTGTCACATTACTTGACAGCGCGGGTCATGCGGTTACCACCATCGGCAGCGGCATACAAAATGGCGTCGGTCAGTTAGGTAGCAACCCTAATGCTATCGGTGTGACCGCCGCTGGGGTCCCGGCAGGGGTAGCGGTTCTCGGAACCGGTATCAGCGGGCTGGGAAATTCGCTTTCCGGTAACACGACTAACACGCCGCTCGGTGGCGTCACGGGCACCGGCGGCAATCTGGTCAGCGCCGTGGGGGGGCTGGTGACCTCTACGGGGAATGGGTTGGCGCAGAACCTGCAAACGGGGCCTGCATCCGGTGTGACTACGGCCGCAACTGGCCTGGTCACTCCGATAGTGGGTCAGGTACAGGGCGTGACTCAGGGCGTGGGTGGCGCAACCGGTTTGGGGGCGCCTGTCAGCGGTTTACTTAACAGTGTCGGGAACGTTGTGACCGGTGTCGGAACGCAAATCAGCACCACGACACCTGCTTTAAACGGTCTGGGTCAGGCCGTACAGAATACCGGTATAGCCGTTTCCCAGACCGGTGGCCTGGTTACCCCGACGGGTAGCGGCTCATCCGGCGGACTGCTCAGCGGTGGCGTGTCACTCGGTGGGGCGGGAGCAGGATCAGGAGCGGCTGCGGTGAGTGGGCCACTGGGTGGTGTCGCAACCGCAGTGGCAGGATCGGCCGCGGCGAGCGGATCACTGGGTGGTATCGCCACTACGCCTACGGGAGCGGCTTCACCTAACGGTTTACCGCTGATGGGTAATACGGTGAACGGCTTAACATCTGGACTGAACTCAGGGTTAATCACCCCGCACCATTAACAACGGAATGTCTTTATATGCCCCCTGCTTGCGGGGGGCTCTTTTGCCCGGCATGGGCTGATGGAGACAATCATTTTGAAAATAAAATCATGCGTCGTTGTTTTTATCAGTGTGGTCAGTGGTCAAAGCTCTGGCGAGATGCTGCCCACTTTAGTTGACCCGAATAACCCCACTCAACGGTCCAGATACGTCCCCGGTGTAGAGTCAACGAGTCAGTTGACGTCGGCAGGCGCACTCCCTGGATTGGCAGCGCCGCCGCCCGTGATAACGCAGCAATCTCTGGTTACCTTCAATAGTATTCACTTTGTTGGCGGAACCCGCTATCCGCTGGCGACGCTAACTCTTCCATTTAGCGCGCTGGTGGGGAAAAGGGTTTCCCTGCAGGCGTTACTGACCGCCACGGACAGCATTACGCAGCGCTACCATCGCGATGGTTATCCTCTCTCCTACGCCTATATCCCTGCCGATAACTTCCACCAGGGGGTGCTTAACATCGGTCTGGTGGAAGGGTATGTCGCCAACAGCCGGATACGCAGCGATAACCAGCAGGTTGGCCGCTGGCTGGGCGCGCTGTCGCAGCGGATTATGGCAGAAAAACCCCTCACTCAGGATACCTTTGACCGTTACAGCATGCTGATGGCGAGAACCCCGGATACCAAAGTGAAGGCAACGGCTAAAAGTCCCGAAAATATTTATGGCGCGACCGTTTTGGATGTCGACGCGCAGCGGACCCATAACTGGAATGTGATTAACACCCTGGATATGCGCAAAAAGCAAAGTCTGGATTTAGTGAGCGCCACGCTGAGCGGATTGACGCCTTACGGTGAGCAATTGGGCGTGGCCACCCTCATCCCGTTAAATAACCAGACTCGTGAATCGTATCTCGGGCTTAACTACCAGCAATATCTGGGGGATGACGGCCTGCAACTTCAGGTTAAAGGCAGTTATCTCAACCAAAACCCTAGGGATTTTACTCCGTTATTAACGCAGGCCAACGGCGTGAATATCAATGTGCGCGAGAAAGAGGTGCTGTATAACGCTGGGGTAGGGCTGAATTATCCGCTATTACTCACGGCTAAGCAGCAGTGGAGCCTGGCGGGAGAGCTGGACTATGTTCATAAGCGCTATGACTACAGGCTACAGGCCGAGCAGGGGGGGCTGACGGCGGATTTGCCCACTATCAACCAGCACCTTCGTTATCCGGCAGCAGAGCTTAACCTGTCCGGCAGTCGTCAGTATCAGCAGGCCAGCTGGAATACGCGCTTCAGCGTGCGCCAGGGAATAAACGGCCTCGGTGCCAGCAATACTACCGGCCCCGGAGACCTCTCTTTTACCCGTTGGCGCGTCAATGGTGATGCTGCCTGGGTATTTAATCAGAAATGGCGTTTGAGTAGCGCCGTAGAGGGGGACTGGTCCGACAGGTCATTGCCGGAGCCGGAACGCCTGACCTTTGGCGCTTTCCATTTCGGTCGCGGTTATCCCGATTCAGATGCTTCGGGGGATTACGGAATGGGCGGCCAGGTGGAGATGCGTTATCTCCACGATCGTAGCGCCGGGGACTGGGTTAAAACCATACAGCCTTATGTGATAGTTGACGCTGCCCGCACCGCCTTTCATCAGTCGGGGCTGGCCAGCAAGCAGCTGGCCTCGTATGGGGCAGGGGTCACGTTTGGCGATAACCGGCACTATGCCCTGTCGCTGGAAGCTGCGCGTCCGATTGGGGATGTGCCGACTGACAGTAGCAAGCGCGACTGGCGTTTCAGCGCGACCTTTACCTATAACTTTAGCAACGGCATCTGATCCCGTGTCGCGAAAGAGAGTGCAGCTCAAAGGGGTGGGCTGCGCCGGGATGGGAGAAAAGACCGATCCTGACTGGCAGGATCGGCCGGCGCGCTTAGTAAACCATCACCACTTTGCCGCGCATATGCCCTTCAAGCACCAGACGGTGCGCTTCAGACAGCGTTTCCACGCTTAAACCGTGCAGGGTCTTACTGAGCGATGTGGTGATTTTGCCTTCATCCAGCAGCCGCGCCGTAGCGTCGAGGATTTCTCCCTGGCGGGCGATGTCCGGGGTGGTAAACATGCTGCGGGTATACATAAATTCAAAGTGAAGCGCAGCGCTTTTCAGCTTCAGCTGTTCCATATCCAGCGGCCCGGCGTTTTCCACGATGGTGCAAATCTGACCCTGTGGCGCAATCAGCTGGCTCATGGTCTGCCAGTGACCATCGGTATCGTTCAGGCAGAAAATGTAGTCAACCTGCTTCAGGCCATGCTTCTCCAGCTCGGCGGGCATGTCATGATAGTTGATCACCAGATCAGCGCCGCGATCGAGGCACCACTGTACCGAATCCGGGCGCGACGCGGTGGCGATCACTTTCACCTTGCTATGCAGTTTCGCAAACGGAATGGCCAGCGACCCTACGCCCCCGGCCCCGCCGACGATCAGTAAGGTTTTACCCTCACCCTCACTGTCGATATGCAGACGATCGAACAATCCTTCCCAGGCGGTCAGTGCGGTGAGTGGGATGGCGGCCGCCTGCGCCCAGTCGAGCGTTTTCGGCTTGTGGCCGGTAATGCGTGCATCAATCAGCTGATGCGTGGTGTTACTGCCGGGGCGGGTGATATCGCCGGCATAGAAAACCTCATCACCCACGTTAAAACCGCTGACCTTGCTTCCTTTCGCCAGTACGATGCCGCTGGCGTCCCAGCCGAGCACGCGCGGCTGTTGCAGACCGTTTTTCTGCGCGCCTTTATGCACTTTGGTATCGACCGGATTGACCGAAGCGGCTTTCACCTCCACCAACAGATCGTATTCGCCGGGGGTGGGCTGCGGCCGCTGGATTTCAATAAACTGCTGTGGATTTTCCGGGTTAATAGCAATCGCTTTGTGCGTCATGATGTTTCTCCTTAATGAGGTGATATTCAGTGTAGGCAACAATGCGGCTAATGATAAGATGGACAATAACGTAATCAGTGTTCGCACAGGATGAACAATCGTGTTTAAACAGTTGCAGGATATGGCCCTGTTTGCCCTGGTCGCCGAGTGCGGCAGCTTCACAGCGGCGGCAGCGCGTGCAGGGTTGCCCAAATCCAGCGTCAGCCAGCGTATCAGCCAGCTTGAGCATGCGCTGGGACTCAGGCTGATTAACCGCACCACGCGCCAGCTCAACCTGACGTTTGCCGGCGAGCG
This DNA window, taken from Erwinia tasmaniensis Et1/99, encodes the following:
- a CDS encoding collagen-like triple helix repeat-containing protein — protein: MRPGNPGRPGKIGLAILLALSLAACSGGGGGSTGHTAKPTAAASSGSGTNGSGSGGGGTSGGGGISGGGGISGGGGTSGGGGTSGGGGTLGGGGTSGGGGTSGVLTTGTLLNSAGAAVGNVGSQVSSIATQTPVGSLPIGGSGVVTLLDSAGHAVTTIGSGIQNGVGQLGSNPNAIGVTAAGVPAGVAVLGTGISGLGNSLSGNTTNTPLGGVTGTGGNLVSAVGGLVTSTGNGLAQNLQTGPASGVTTAATGLVTPIVGQVQGVTQGVGGATGLGAPVSGLLNSVGNVVTGVGTQISTTTPALNGLGQAVQNTGIAVSQTGGLVTPTGSGSSGGLLSGGVSLGGAGAGSGAAAVSGPLGGVATAVAGSAAASGSLGGIATTPTGAASPNGLPLMGNTVNGLTSGLNSGLITPHH
- a CDS encoding ShlB/FhaC/HecB family hemolysin secretion/activation protein, giving the protein METIILKIKSCVVVFISVVSGQSSGEMLPTLVDPNNPTQRSRYVPGVESTSQLTSAGALPGLAAPPPVITQQSLVTFNSIHFVGGTRYPLATLTLPFSALVGKRVSLQALLTATDSITQRYHRDGYPLSYAYIPADNFHQGVLNIGLVEGYVANSRIRSDNQQVGRWLGALSQRIMAEKPLTQDTFDRYSMLMARTPDTKVKATAKSPENIYGATVLDVDAQRTHNWNVINTLDMRKKQSLDLVSATLSGLTPYGEQLGVATLIPLNNQTRESYLGLNYQQYLGDDGLQLQVKGSYLNQNPRDFTPLLTQANGVNINVREKEVLYNAGVGLNYPLLLTAKQQWSLAGELDYVHKRYDYRLQAEQGGLTADLPTINQHLRYPAAELNLSGSRQYQQASWNTRFSVRQGINGLGASNTTGPGDLSFTRWRVNGDAAWVFNQKWRLSSAVEGDWSDRSLPEPERLTFGAFHFGRGYPDSDASGDYGMGGQVEMRYLHDRSAGDWVKTIQPYVIVDAARTAFHQSGLASKQLASYGAGVTFGDNRHYALSLEAARPIGDVPTDSSKRDWRFSATFTYNFSNGI
- a CDS encoding zinc-binding alcohol dehydrogenase family protein, which gives rise to MTHKAIAINPENPQQFIEIQRPQPTPGEYDLLVEVKAASVNPVDTKVHKGAQKNGLQQPRVLGWDASGIVLAKGSKVSGFNVGDEVFYAGDITRPGSNTTHQLIDARITGHKPKTLDWAQAAAIPLTALTAWEGLFDRLHIDSEGEGKTLLIVGGAGGVGSLAIPFAKLHSKVKVIATASRPDSVQWCLDRGADLVINYHDMPAELEKHGLKQVDYIFCLNDTDGHWQTMSQLIAPQGQICTIVENAGPLDMEQLKLKSAALHFEFMYTRSMFTTPDIARQGEILDATARLLDEGKITTSLSKTLHGLSVETLSEAHRLVLEGHMRGKVVMVY